The Saprospiraceae bacterium genome includes a window with the following:
- a CDS encoding DUF1800 family protein, whose product MVSRILYLWIAMLVIVCAPLFGQPDTLILGYGGSGIAVTSSSSSISGSENNTISQTGFLPNENAASRFLSHATLGHNQQNIQQVISMGIEDWFSNQITLPRAFTLESKIRSLHKMVMDSTNSPTAGASNRLWDYAWWQYLMTSNDALRQRVALALSEMLVISENSAFSNNAYAMGLFYDKLLHGAFGNYRDLLTSITYSPAMGTYLTYLNNPKANPAANQFPDENYAREVMQLFTIGTVMLNNDGSVIKDANNLPVPTYDNEDIIEFSKIFTGLTWADRTQWNRSAQNDTSYIPNMAMWDTWHEPGQKPF is encoded by the coding sequence ATGGTTTCAAGGATATTATATTTATGGATTGCCATGCTTGTAATAGTCTGTGCGCCTCTTTTCGGCCAACCGGATACACTGATACTTGGATATGGTGGTTCAGGTATAGCAGTAACATCGAGCAGCAGTTCTATATCTGGATCTGAAAACAATACTATATCCCAGACAGGATTCCTTCCAAATGAAAATGCGGCATCCCGATTCTTATCTCATGCTACTTTGGGGCACAACCAACAAAATATCCAGCAAGTGATTTCCATGGGGATCGAAGACTGGTTTTCAAATCAAATCACTTTGCCAAGAGCTTTCACCCTCGAAAGCAAGATCAGGTCTTTACACAAAATGGTGATGGACTCAACAAATAGTCCAACGGCAGGAGCCTCAAACCGCCTTTGGGATTATGCCTGGTGGCAATATTTGATGACATCGAATGATGCTCTGAGACAGAGAGTTGCACTGGCATTGAGTGAGATGCTCGTGATTTCAGAAAACTCCGCTTTTTCAAATAATGCGTATGCCATGGGATTATTTTATGACAAGCTACTTCACGGAGCCTTTGGCAATTACAGAGATTTGCTCACTTCCATAACTTACAGTCCGGCTATGGGTACTTATCTGACATATCTCAACAATCCAAAAGCCAACCCCGCTGCCAATCAATTTCCTGATGAAAACTACGCAAGGGAAGTCATGCAGCTGTTCACCATCGGTACTGTGATGCTCAATAATGATGGCAGTGTCATCAAAGACGCAAACAATCTGCCGGTGCCAACGTATGACAATGAAGATATTATCGAATTTTCAAAAATATTTACCGGGTTGACCTGGGCAGACAGGACACAATGGAACAGAAGTGCTCAAAATGACACATCATATATCCCGAATATGGCGATGTGGGATACGTGGCATGAACCAGGCCAAAAACCCTTTTAA
- a CDS encoding DUF1501 domain-containing protein, which translates to MKKRNINRRQFLGEASCSAVGSMAFLSSVLNLGAINTLAARPHILDDSNDYKAMVCILLAGGCDTHNVLVPTQTTEYSNYVATRGSLALSLSANPAQLLPLNFNNAGKTYAVHAGMNRVRDMFNAGDLSFMANIGTLIEPIANATEYNSGLKKIPLGLYSHSDQIMQWQTSVPQSRSAVGVAGRIADMLQDMNTIPQISMNISLSGKNRFQSGNTYNEYSITRSTTASNIGFTSFPSWWSDAGYKTMTRNGAISNMMEQAYTNIFQKTFGSLGKSTIDAVDKFRIALENVVPLNSAFSASSLAQDMKKIAEIISVKSFLGAKRQIFYITYGGWDHHDNVLGSQAAMLPVLSNAMAEFNDAMTEIGMKDKVVTFTISDFARTLTSNGNGSDHAWGGNQMIMGGPITGGKVFGTYPSLALNNNNYNLSSRGRILPTTSVDEFYAELALWYGVSPNDLNYVLPNLCNFYTPTCPASVPGNYMPIGMFS; encoded by the coding sequence ATGAAGAAAAGAAATATTAACAGAAGACAGTTTCTCGGAGAAGCCAGTTGTTCAGCCGTAGGTTCAATGGCTTTTTTATCGTCTGTCCTGAATTTGGGTGCTATCAATACACTTGCAGCGCGACCGCATATTCTGGATGACTCCAATGATTATAAAGCCATGGTCTGTATTCTTCTTGCCGGAGGTTGTGATACGCATAATGTGCTAGTACCCACACAGACTACTGAATATAGCAATTACGTTGCAACAAGAGGATCTCTGGCTTTGAGTTTAAGTGCAAATCCAGCTCAGTTATTACCACTTAATTTCAACAATGCCGGAAAGACTTATGCGGTGCATGCGGGCATGAACAGAGTCAGAGACATGTTTAATGCAGGAGACCTTTCATTTATGGCCAATATCGGTACTTTGATAGAACCGATTGCCAACGCCACAGAGTACAATTCAGGTTTAAAAAAAATACCACTTGGTCTCTATTCACATTCTGACCAGATCATGCAATGGCAAACATCTGTTCCTCAAAGCCGCTCTGCAGTTGGCGTTGCTGGAAGGATAGCAGATATGCTCCAGGATATGAATACCATTCCACAAATTTCAATGAACATTTCCTTGAGTGGAAAAAACCGTTTTCAATCAGGAAATACCTATAATGAATACTCTATCACAAGATCTACAACGGCTTCTAATATTGGATTTACATCATTTCCTTCATGGTGGAGCGATGCAGGATATAAAACTATGACCAGAAACGGAGCCATCAGTAACATGATGGAACAGGCGTATACCAACATATTTCAGAAAACATTCGGTAGTTTGGGTAAATCTACTATAGATGCTGTAGATAAATTCAGAATAGCACTTGAAAATGTGGTGCCTTTAAACTCTGCTTTTTCTGCGTCATCCTTGGCACAGGATATGAAAAAAATAGCTGAAATCATCAGTGTCAAAAGTTTTTTAGGAGCCAAAAGACAAATCTTCTATATCACTTATGGTGGCTGGGATCACCATGACAATGTTTTGGGAAGTCAGGCTGCAATGTTACCTGTCTTGAGTAATGCTATGGCTGAGTTTAATGATGCCATGACAGAAATAGGTATGAAAGATAAAGTTGTAACCTTTACCATATCGGATTTCGCAAGGACATTAACTTCCAATGGAAATGGATCTGACCACGCCTGGGGAGGAAATCAGATGATCATGGGTGGGCCGATTACAGGTGGAAAAGTTTTTGGCACCTACCCTTCTCTGGCTTTGAACAACAATAACTATAATCTATCTTCCCGAGGCAGAATATTGCCAACTACGTCCGTGGATGAATTTTATGCTGAACTTGCACTATGGTATGGTGTATCACCTAATGATCTGAATTATGTTTTGCCGAATTTGTGTAATTTTTATACTCCAACCTGTCCCGCTTCAGTGCCTGGAAATTATA